From Streptomyces sp. NBC_00370, a single genomic window includes:
- a CDS encoding flavoprotein, with the protein MTSRTLYLFGSAAPPVFDVAQVITDAQTKGWDVRLGLTPTAARWLNPQLTELERLTGGPVRSEYKLPGEPDVWPPADAILVAPATFNTINEWALGLTSKFVVGVVAEGIGKGIPIVTMPCVNSAYVRHNQFDRSVAELRDMGVTVLYGEAGFKPHDSGEKNPYPWPTALTALDGLGSRR; encoded by the coding sequence ATGACTTCACGGACGCTGTACCTCTTCGGGTCGGCCGCCCCGCCCGTATTCGATGTGGCGCAGGTGATCACCGATGCGCAGACGAAGGGCTGGGACGTACGGCTCGGACTGACTCCGACAGCGGCCCGCTGGCTGAACCCACAACTGACGGAGCTGGAACGACTGACCGGCGGCCCGGTCCGGTCCGAGTACAAACTGCCGGGCGAACCGGACGTATGGCCCCCCGCCGACGCGATCCTCGTAGCGCCGGCGACCTTCAACACGATCAACGAGTGGGCACTCGGACTGACAAGCAAGTTCGTGGTCGGCGTGGTCGCGGAGGGCATCGGAAAGGGCATCCCGATCGTGACGATGCCATGCGTGAACTCGGCCTACGTACGCCACAACCAATTCGACCGAAGCGTGGCCGAGTTGCGGGACATGGGCGTGACGGTCCTGTACGGCGAGGCAGGCTTCAAGCCGCACGACTCGGGCGAGAAGAACCCCTACCCCTGGCCCACAGCCCTGACCGCGCTCGACGGCCTCGGCAGCCGTCGCTGA
- a CDS encoding DUF4097 family beta strand repeat-containing protein, with protein MAAIRNRTRTLLAAGGAVLVAVAVSGCGGSDASDAPVEKKAFPLGGHTLTIDATNSRITLVPADVRDVQVSRQVDGWVFMGSGPDASWKMSGDTLKLEVKCKAVVSNCESRHSVKVPRGVAVKLNGNNGGVTASRFSSPLSLELNNGSITVRDSSGPLDLNTDNGSITTQRASAKSVSAHSNNGSVRLGLSAQPDKVDVETDNGGITIELPKAGSAYAVTARSHNGKVDVGVPTDKSSAHVVKARSSNGRIAVRTAN; from the coding sequence GTGGCCGCAATCCGTAACCGCACCAGGACCCTTCTCGCCGCCGGCGGGGCCGTGCTTGTCGCTGTCGCCGTCAGCGGGTGTGGTGGCAGCGACGCGTCCGACGCGCCGGTGGAGAAGAAGGCGTTCCCGCTCGGCGGGCACACGCTGACCATCGACGCCACGAACTCGCGGATCACGCTCGTGCCCGCCGATGTGCGGGACGTGCAGGTGTCGCGGCAGGTTGACGGCTGGGTGTTCATGGGGAGCGGGCCGGACGCGTCCTGGAAGATGTCGGGCGACACGCTCAAGCTTGAGGTGAAGTGCAAGGCCGTGGTGAGCAACTGCGAGTCGCGGCATTCGGTGAAGGTGCCGCGCGGCGTCGCGGTGAAGCTCAACGGGAACAACGGCGGGGTGACCGCGTCCCGGTTCAGCAGTCCGCTGAGTCTTGAGCTGAACAACGGGTCCATCACCGTGCGCGACTCCAGCGGTCCGCTCGATCTGAACACCGACAACGGGTCGATCACCACGCAGCGGGCGTCAGCGAAGTCCGTTTCCGCGCATTCCAACAACGGGTCGGTCCGGCTGGGGCTCTCCGCGCAGCCCGACAAGGTGGACGTCGAGACCGACAACGGCGGCATCACGATCGAGCTGCCGAAGGCGGGCTCGGCGTACGCGGTGACGGCCCGCAGCCACAACGGCAAGGTCGATGTGGGCGTGCCGACGGACAAGAGCAGCGCCCATGTGGTGAAGGCGCGCAGCAGCAACGGGCGAATCGCGGTGCGAACCGCGAACTGA
- a CDS encoding HpcH/HpaI aldolase/citrate lyase family protein: protein MRHFGHISPRSREILFHQEPAEFTAGAPSRILSAALGATLYSPATRPQLADDVVKQAGAGVVSMVLCLEDSINDSEVEEAEANLVRQFADLDARDGELPLLFIRVREAGQIPDLVRRIGPAVRLLSGFVLPKFTAERGIPFLEAVVEAESTCGHRLFAMPVLESPALLHLESRAETLAGIASAVDKYRDRVLALRLGVTDFCSAYGLRRAPDMTAYDVQIVAGIIADVVNVLGRADGTGFTVTGPVWEYFRLQERMFKPQLRSSPFRAGRAEELRTALIEHDLDGLLREIELDRANGLQGKTCIHPSHVMPVHALSVVSHEEFSDAQDILRPERTGGGVLRSSYTNKMNEVKPHRAWAERTLLRAEVFGVAREDIGFVELLAAGLAP from the coding sequence ATGCGTCATTTCGGGCATATATCGCCTCGCAGCCGGGAGATCCTGTTCCACCAGGAACCGGCTGAGTTCACCGCTGGCGCCCCGAGCCGCATCCTTTCGGCCGCTCTCGGCGCCACGCTGTACAGCCCGGCGACCCGGCCGCAGCTCGCGGACGACGTGGTCAAGCAGGCCGGCGCGGGAGTCGTCTCCATGGTCCTGTGCCTGGAGGACTCCATCAACGACTCCGAGGTCGAGGAGGCCGAGGCCAATCTGGTCCGGCAGTTCGCCGACCTCGACGCGCGCGACGGCGAGCTGCCGCTGCTCTTCATCCGGGTCAGGGAGGCCGGCCAGATCCCCGATCTCGTACGGCGGATCGGCCCCGCCGTACGCCTGCTGTCCGGATTTGTGCTCCCGAAGTTCACCGCTGAGCGCGGCATACCGTTCCTGGAAGCCGTCGTGGAGGCGGAGAGCACCTGCGGCCACCGGCTGTTCGCCATGCCCGTCCTGGAATCGCCTGCCCTGCTGCATCTGGAGAGCAGGGCAGAGACGCTCGCCGGGATCGCTTCGGCCGTCGACAAGTACCGCGACCGCGTGCTCGCGCTGCGCCTCGGCGTCACCGACTTCTGCTCCGCCTACGGGCTGCGCAGGGCGCCCGACATGACCGCGTACGACGTGCAGATCGTCGCCGGGATCATCGCCGACGTGGTGAACGTACTGGGCAGGGCCGACGGCACGGGCTTCACCGTCACCGGACCCGTCTGGGAGTACTTCCGGCTCCAGGAGCGGATGTTCAAGCCGCAGCTGCGCAGCAGCCCGTTCCGCGCGGGACGGGCCGAGGAGCTGCGCACGGCCCTGATCGAGCACGATCTCGACGGGCTGCTGCGCGAGATCGAGCTGGACCGGGCCAACGGCCTGCAGGGCAAGACCTGTATCCACCCCTCGCACGTCATGCCCGTGCACGCGCTGTCGGTCGTCAGCCACGAGGAGTTCAGCGACGCCCAGGACATCCTGCGCCCGGAGCGGACCGGCGGGGGCGTGCTGCGGTCGTCGTACACGAACAAGATGAACGAGGTGAAACCGCACCGCGCCTGGGCCGAGCGCACGCTGCTGCGCGCCGAGGTGTTCGGGGTCGCCCGCGAGGACATCGGCTTCGTGGAGCTGCTCGCCGCCGGACTGGCCCCGTGA
- a CDS encoding HAD family hydrolase: MLVASDLDRTLIYSAAALQLPMPDAEAPRLLCVEVYEGRPLSYLTETAAGLLDSLARATVFVPTTTRTREQYGRIHLPCPQPKFAICANGGHLLVDGVSDPDWQRQVAARLADECAPLAEVRAHLLAAADPGWLLKERIAEDLFAYLVVDRALLPDGWVKELADWADGRGWTVSLQGRKIYAVPRPLTKSAAMREVARRSGAELTLAAGDSLLDADLLLAADHAWRPGHGELADSGWTASHVDVLAQTGVLAGEEILRRLSHATPSPPHAV; the protein is encoded by the coding sequence GTGCTGGTCGCCAGCGACCTCGACCGCACCCTCATCTACTCGGCGGCGGCCCTCCAACTGCCCATGCCCGACGCCGAAGCGCCCCGGCTGCTCTGCGTCGAGGTGTACGAGGGCAGACCGCTCTCGTATTTGACGGAGACCGCCGCGGGGCTGCTGGACTCCCTCGCCCGCGCCACCGTGTTCGTACCGACGACGACCCGCACCCGCGAGCAGTACGGGCGTATCCATCTGCCGTGCCCGCAGCCGAAGTTCGCGATCTGCGCCAACGGCGGCCATCTGCTGGTCGACGGGGTCTCCGACCCCGACTGGCAGCGGCAGGTGGCCGCCAGGCTCGCCGACGAGTGCGCGCCGCTCGCGGAGGTACGCGCCCATCTGCTCGCCGCGGCCGACCCGGGCTGGCTGCTCAAGGAGCGGATCGCGGAAGACCTGTTCGCGTATCTGGTCGTCGACCGGGCGTTGTTGCCCGACGGCTGGGTGAAGGAGCTGGCTGACTGGGCCGACGGCCGCGGCTGGACCGTCTCCCTCCAGGGCCGCAAGATCTACGCGGTGCCCCGGCCGCTCACCAAGAGCGCGGCGATGCGCGAGGTGGCGCGCCGTTCAGGCGCCGAACTGACCCTGGCCGCAGGGGACTCGCTCCTCGACGCCGACCTGCTGCTGGCCGCCGACCACGCCTGGCGCCCCGGCCACGGCGAACTCGCCGACAGCGGCTGGACCGCGTCGCACGTCGACGTACTGGCGCAGACGGGTGTCCTGGCGGGCGAGGAGATCCTCCGTCGCCTCAGCCACGCGACCCCCTCGCCCCCGCACGCGGTCTGA
- a CDS encoding DUF475 domain-containing protein yields the protein MILKTFGWSFAITAIGLAFAAWQWGWEAFGVVLILSILEISLSFDNAVVNAGVLKKMNAFWQKIFLTVGVLIAVFGMRLVFPVVIVAISAKVGPIEAVKLAVNQPDRYEHLVTDAHPAIAAFGGMFLLMIFLDFIFEDRDIKWLQWLERPLAKLGKIDMLSVCVALIVLLVTALTFATHAHTSTGTADKSSTVLLAGVAGLITYLVVGGLSGHFENSLEEAEEREEEEQQAAKAEGRPVSMVGLAGKAAFFMFLYLEVLDASFSFDGVIGAFAITNHIFWMTLGLGIGAMYVRSLTVYLVRQGTLDDYVYLEHGAHYAIGALAVILLVTIQHQINEIITGLVGVILIAASFWSSVRRNKALEAQGGDGEGKDSEDKASLPV from the coding sequence GTGATCCTGAAAACCTTCGGCTGGTCGTTCGCCATCACGGCGATCGGCCTAGCCTTCGCGGCCTGGCAGTGGGGGTGGGAGGCGTTCGGGGTCGTACTGATCCTGTCGATCCTTGAGATCTCGCTGTCGTTCGACAACGCGGTCGTCAACGCCGGGGTCCTGAAGAAGATGAATGCCTTCTGGCAGAAGATCTTCCTCACCGTCGGCGTCCTCATCGCGGTGTTCGGTATGCGGCTGGTCTTCCCGGTCGTCATCGTCGCCATCAGCGCCAAGGTCGGTCCTATCGAGGCCGTGAAACTCGCGGTCAACCAGCCCGACCGGTACGAGCACCTGGTGACCGACGCCCACCCGGCGATCGCCGCCTTCGGTGGCATGTTCCTGCTGATGATCTTCCTCGACTTCATCTTCGAGGACCGGGACATCAAGTGGCTGCAGTGGCTGGAGCGCCCGCTGGCCAAGCTCGGCAAGATCGACATGCTGTCGGTCTGCGTCGCGCTGATCGTCCTGCTCGTCACCGCGCTCACCTTCGCCACGCACGCCCACACCAGCACGGGCACGGCGGACAAGTCGTCGACCGTGCTGCTCGCCGGGGTCGCGGGTCTGATCACGTATCTCGTCGTCGGCGGTCTCTCCGGGCACTTCGAGAACAGCCTCGAAGAGGCCGAGGAGCGCGAGGAGGAGGAACAGCAGGCCGCGAAGGCCGAGGGCAGGCCCGTCTCCATGGTCGGCCTCGCCGGCAAGGCGGCGTTCTTCATGTTCCTGTACCTCGAAGTCCTGGACGCCTCGTTCTCCTTCGACGGGGTCATCGGCGCCTTCGCCATCACGAACCACATCTTCTGGATGACGCTCGGCCTCGGTATCGGCGCCATGTACGTCAGGTCCCTGACCGTCTATCTCGTGCGCCAGGGCACCCTCGACGACTACGTCTACCTGGAGCACGGCGCGCACTACGCCATCGGTGCGCTGGCCGTGATCCTGCTCGTCACCATCCAGCACCAGATCAACGAGATCATCACGGGGCTGGTGGGCGTCATCCTCATCGCGGCCTCGTTCTGGTCCTCGGTACGCCGAAACAAGGCGCTGGAGGCGCAGGGCGGGGACGGCGAAGGGAAGGACTCGGAGGACAAGGCGTCACTGCCCGTCTGA
- a CDS encoding RipA family octameric membrane protein — protein MNYLENIATAIRSEIPASALPSGDLDDLFNLYAVLALAKGVDVTASDVHDAWSSWQIRRDPSHASITPFDQLTVAVQGQDAVFVRAIRTVASRTTSVDRVGNALLPYGAPSTPEETERLFELYKIMVQSSETLVDRRQGVNTFFLTVNGAILTGLGFFIKAGGEAELKAVGVLLISITGLILAHAWRSLISSYGQLNTGKFAVINRIERYLPASIFYAEWEALERGENPRVYRASTSREIWAPKLLMALYGLAAIGSSLVAGGVWKI, from the coding sequence ATGAATTACCTGGAGAACATCGCCACAGCCATCAGGTCCGAGATACCCGCCTCGGCCCTTCCCTCGGGCGACTTGGACGACCTGTTCAATCTCTACGCAGTTCTCGCTCTGGCGAAGGGCGTCGATGTCACCGCGTCGGACGTCCATGACGCATGGTCTTCGTGGCAGATACGACGAGATCCCTCCCACGCATCCATCACGCCCTTCGACCAGCTCACCGTCGCCGTACAAGGCCAGGACGCCGTCTTCGTCCGGGCCATCCGGACCGTGGCGAGCCGTACCACCTCGGTCGACCGAGTCGGCAACGCCCTGCTTCCGTACGGAGCCCCGTCCACGCCGGAGGAAACCGAGCGACTCTTCGAGCTGTACAAGATCATGGTGCAAAGCTCAGAGACCCTCGTGGACCGCAGGCAAGGCGTCAACACGTTCTTCCTCACCGTGAACGGCGCCATCCTGACCGGTCTCGGATTCTTCATCAAGGCCGGCGGTGAAGCCGAGCTCAAGGCTGTCGGCGTTCTTTTGATTTCCATAACAGGACTCATTCTGGCCCACGCATGGAGAAGCTTAATTTCGTCTTACGGTCAACTTAACACCGGAAAATTCGCGGTGATAAACCGCATCGAAAGATATCTACCTGCCTCCATCTTCTACGCCGAGTGGGAGGCACTCGAAAGAGGAGAGAATCCCCGCGTATACCGCGCCTCGACGTCACGGGAGATCTGGGCACCAAAGCTACTCATGGCCCTCTACGGGCTGGCCGCCATCGGCTCCTCTTTGGTGGCCGGCGGTGTCTGGAAAATCTAA
- a CDS encoding TerD family protein — MTHAMVKGSNVSLDATAVRAVLRWSPGAGVPDVDASALLLGQDGRVRSDEDFVFYNQPRHPSGLVRRLSKKQLADGYTDSVEADLGTLDASVDQVVLAASSDGATFRNVGDLRILLYDATAADAEPLVVFDVLPETGEETAIICGELYRRGDGWKFRAVGQGYPTGLVGLATAFGISVDETEGVDPEHATDAGTPGTGSSTANGNGGFAPNGTDTSAGPSAATTPQHPPLPPHPPVLPPVPAQPPAYGYPQSPAPQPGYGYPQPASSPQPAYGYPQPAAAAAPAPDPNFRLPPMGPQFVRP; from the coding sequence ATGACGCACGCGATGGTGAAGGGCTCCAACGTCTCGCTCGACGCCACGGCGGTACGGGCCGTGCTGCGCTGGTCCCCCGGGGCCGGGGTACCGGACGTGGACGCGTCAGCCCTGCTGCTCGGCCAGGACGGGCGCGTGCGCTCCGACGAGGACTTCGTCTTCTACAACCAGCCGCGCCATCCGTCGGGCCTGGTCAGGCGGCTCTCCAAGAAGCAGCTCGCCGACGGGTACACCGATTCCGTCGAGGCGGACCTCGGCACCCTCGACGCCTCCGTCGACCAGGTCGTACTGGCCGCCTCCTCGGACGGTGCCACCTTCCGGAACGTCGGTGACCTGCGGATACTGCTGTACGACGCGACGGCGGCCGACGCCGAGCCGCTGGTGGTCTTCGACGTACTGCCCGAGACGGGCGAGGAGACCGCGATCATCTGCGGGGAGCTGTACCGGCGCGGGGACGGCTGGAAGTTCCGCGCGGTCGGCCAGGGCTACCCCACCGGGCTGGTGGGGCTCGCCACGGCCTTCGGCATTTCCGTGGACGAGACGGAGGGCGTGGACCCGGAGCACGCCACGGACGCGGGAACTCCCGGGACCGGCAGCTCCACGGCCAACGGGAACGGCGGCTTCGCGCCCAACGGCACCGACACGTCCGCCGGCCCCTCGGCCGCGACCACGCCCCAGCACCCCCCGCTGCCGCCCCATCCGCCCGTGCTGCCCCCGGTCCCCGCGCAGCCGCCCGCCTACGGGTATCCGCAGTCACCGGCGCCGCAGCCGGGCTACGGCTACCCGCAGCCCGCGTCGTCGCCCCAGCCGGCGTACGGCTATCCGCAGCCGGCCGCGGCCGCCGCTCCCGCCCCTGACCCGAACTTCCGGCTGCCGCCGATGGGCCCGCAGTTCGTCCGGCCGTAG
- a CDS encoding TerD family protein — protein MAFWDNLWQGGKAAQFDSGSAATNSIELTKRHPSVSLSKQGAANGNLRVNLSWRMRTSDIEGRSKQSGRLLRHPFKLFQPDVVQAHTQGVVNVDLDLGCMYEMTDGSKGVVQPLGGFFGDLNGAPYIKLSGDDRFGAPSGETVFVNLDHADEIKRLLFFVYIYDQTPAFDRTHAKVTLYPSNGPRVEIELDERAPQARSCAVFSLEKVKGELTVHREVKFVYGFQAELDRLYGWGLQWGRGYKTKA, from the coding sequence ATGGCCTTCTGGGACAACCTGTGGCAGGGAGGGAAGGCGGCGCAGTTCGACTCGGGCAGCGCTGCCACCAACTCCATCGAGCTGACCAAGCGTCATCCGTCGGTCTCGCTCTCCAAGCAGGGGGCGGCCAACGGCAATCTGCGGGTGAATCTGTCCTGGCGGATGCGGACGTCGGACATCGAGGGCAGGTCCAAGCAGAGCGGCCGGCTGCTGCGGCACCCGTTCAAGCTCTTCCAGCCGGACGTGGTGCAGGCGCACACCCAGGGCGTGGTCAACGTCGACCTGGACCTCGGCTGCATGTACGAGATGACCGACGGCAGCAAGGGCGTGGTGCAGCCGCTGGGCGGCTTCTTCGGCGACCTGAACGGGGCGCCGTACATCAAGCTCAGCGGTGACGACCGGTTCGGCGCCCCGTCGGGGGAGACGGTCTTCGTCAACCTCGACCATGCCGACGAGATCAAGCGGCTGCTGTTCTTCGTCTACATATACGACCAGACGCCGGCCTTCGACCGCACGCACGCCAAGGTCACGCTGTACCCGAGCAACGGGCCGCGCGTCGAGATCGAACTGGACGAGCGGGCGCCGCAGGCCAGGTCGTGCGCGGTGTTCTCGCTGGAGAAGGTCAAGGGCGAGCTGACCGTGCACCGCGAGGTGAAGTTCGTCTACGGCTTCCAGGCGGAGCTGGACCGGCTGTACGGCTGGGGGCTCCAATGGGGTCGCGGCTACAAGACGAAGGCGTGA
- a CDS encoding FmdB family zinc ribbon protein has protein sequence MPRYEYRCRSCGDTFELSRPMAESSDPAACPSGHDDTVKLLSTVAVGGSAKGGAPAPAAGGGGGGCCGGGCCG, from the coding sequence ATGCCTCGCTACGAGTACCGCTGCCGTTCCTGTGGTGACACCTTCGAGCTCAGCCGTCCGATGGCGGAGTCCTCCGACCCCGCCGCCTGCCCCTCCGGTCACGACGACACCGTGAAGCTCCTGTCGACCGTCGCCGTCGGCGGCTCCGCCAAGGGCGGCGCGCCCGCCCCTGCGGCCGGAGGTGGCGGCGGGGGCTGCTGCGGTGGCGGCTGCTGCGGCTGA
- a CDS encoding TIR domain-containing protein, with translation MARPRAFISFQMEDRWARDFLKEHARNLNNEVEFIDFSVQDPFDSSWKTQCKLRIAQSMGTIVLVGPTTYESEAVEWEIKESNDQNHHIFGIQINADATHRIPHGLPASNVIRWDFSQISSLLATWV, from the coding sequence ATGGCACGCCCCAGGGCGTTCATCAGTTTCCAGATGGAAGATCGCTGGGCTCGCGATTTCCTGAAGGAGCACGCCCGCAACCTCAACAACGAGGTTGAATTTATCGACTTCTCGGTGCAAGACCCGTTCGATTCCTCATGGAAAACCCAGTGCAAGCTCAGAATCGCTCAATCCATGGGCACGATCGTCCTGGTCGGACCAACGACCTACGAGTCCGAGGCTGTCGAGTGGGAGATCAAGGAATCAAATGATCAAAATCACCATATTTTCGGAATCCAGATCAACGCCGACGCAACACACAGGATTCCGCACGGCCTCCCCGCCTCGAACGTCATCCGATGGGATTTCTCGCAGATCTCTTCCCTGTTGGCCACTTGGGTGTGA
- a CDS encoding phosphoribosyltransferase, producing MVWSGSWVAERLGVRLDGDQRLRELLGMALRRNPKRAHLLVSNVLGKHVPQSPALIHGTGVELGERVRELLGADVRRAVILGYAETATGLGHSVADGVREAPYLHSTRRPVAGVARGGGFEEAHSHATSHLLLPEDPALLAGDGPLVLVDDEFSTGNTVLNTIRALHARYPRTWYVVVALVDMRSAADQGRLAAFAEEIGARVDLVTLAAGTVELPDGVLEKGQALVAAHEAAPDGAGGPGSGSRAAPVTVELDWPAGVPDGGRHGFTHDHRTRLEAALPAMADAVAAELGGARRILVLGFEELMYAPLRLAEQLERTVGAGGGAGADVRFSTTTRSPVLAVDDPGYAIRSRLVFPAHDTAAYPDGDGSTGERYAYNVAGGGFDAVVAVVDSLADSPELHAPDGLLAQLAAHVPRVVLAVVPSYVPEPSHVPEPQLVPEPSYVPERQDPVMLPEPLRGPAFSSYAADEVGWLLQDLSAVELEAPTEEREEAIQSGGAHYAESLPVEYQPDERYQQLFMAALDTSAARIARAVGTVTETVLAERSPRPVLVSLARAGTPVGVLMRRWAQQRHGLDLPHYAISIVRGRGIDTNAIRWLAEHHDPADVVFVDGWTGKGAITRELADALAPFAGFNPDIAVLADPGGCVRTYGTREDFLIPSACLNSTVSGLISRTVLRSDLVGPHDFHGAKYYRELAGADVSAHFLDTVAGRFEDVTDAVDTEVKELLAADRAPTWEGWAAVERISEAYGIHDVNLVKPGVGETTRVLLRRVPWKILAQRGAGSDLDHVRLLAEQRGVPVEEVDGLPYSCVGLIHPQYTRGATGADGKAVAGQ from the coding sequence ATGGTGTGGTCGGGATCGTGGGTCGCCGAGCGGCTCGGCGTACGGCTCGACGGCGACCAGCGGCTGCGGGAACTGCTGGGCATGGCCCTGCGCCGCAACCCCAAACGGGCCCATCTGCTGGTCTCCAACGTGCTGGGCAAGCATGTGCCGCAGAGCCCCGCGCTCATACACGGCACGGGAGTGGAGCTGGGCGAGCGCGTACGGGAGCTGCTGGGCGCCGATGTGCGCCGGGCGGTGATCCTCGGGTACGCCGAGACCGCGACGGGGCTCGGCCACTCCGTCGCCGACGGGGTGCGCGAAGCGCCGTACCTGCACTCCACGCGCCGCCCGGTGGCGGGCGTCGCGCGGGGGGGCGGCTTCGAGGAGGCGCATTCGCACGCCACCTCCCATCTGCTGCTGCCCGAGGATCCCGCGCTGCTCGCGGGCGACGGGCCGCTGGTGCTCGTGGACGACGAGTTCTCCACGGGGAACACCGTCCTGAACACGATCCGCGCGCTGCACGCCCGCTACCCGCGCACCTGGTACGTCGTCGTGGCGCTCGTCGACATGCGCTCGGCGGCGGACCAGGGGCGGCTGGCGGCGTTCGCCGAGGAGATCGGGGCGCGCGTCGACCTCGTCACGCTGGCGGCGGGCACGGTCGAGCTGCCGGACGGGGTCCTGGAGAAGGGCCAGGCGCTGGTGGCGGCGCATGAGGCGGCGCCGGACGGCGCGGGTGGCCCGGGGAGCGGGAGCCGGGCGGCCCCGGTGACGGTCGAGCTGGACTGGCCGGCCGGGGTCCCGGACGGTGGCCGGCACGGCTTCACCCATGACCACAGGACCCGGCTGGAGGCCGCCCTGCCCGCCATGGCGGACGCTGTCGCCGCCGAGCTGGGCGGTGCGCGGCGGATCCTCGTCCTGGGCTTCGAGGAGCTGATGTACGCGCCGCTGCGGCTGGCCGAGCAGCTGGAGCGCACGGTGGGCGCGGGCGGGGGCGCGGGCGCTGATGTGCGGTTCTCGACGACGACCCGCTCGCCGGTGCTCGCCGTGGACGACCCCGGTTACGCGATACGCAGCCGTCTCGTCTTCCCCGCGCACGACACGGCGGCCTACCCGGACGGCGACGGATCCACCGGCGAGCGGTACGCCTACAACGTCGCGGGCGGCGGCTTCGACGCCGTGGTCGCGGTCGTCGACTCGCTGGCCGACTCGCCCGAACTGCACGCCCCTGACGGCCTGTTGGCGCAACTCGCGGCCCACGTCCCGCGCGTCGTACTGGCCGTCGTCCCCTCGTACGTCCCGGAACCGTCGCACGTCCCCGAGCCTCAGCTCGTCCCAGAACCGTCGTACGTCCCCGAACGGCAGGACCCCGTCATGCTTCCCGAGCCCCTTCGCGGCCCCGCCTTCTCCTCCTACGCCGCCGACGAGGTCGGCTGGCTGCTCCAGGACCTCTCGGCCGTGGAGCTTGAGGCGCCGACCGAGGAGCGCGAGGAGGCGATCCAGAGCGGCGGCGCGCACTACGCCGAGTCCCTGCCCGTCGAGTACCAGCCCGACGAGCGCTACCAGCAGCTGTTCATGGCGGCGCTCGACACCTCGGCGGCCCGGATCGCGCGGGCGGTCGGCACGGTCACCGAGACGGTCCTCGCCGAGCGCTCGCCGCGCCCCGTCCTGGTCTCCCTGGCGCGGGCCGGTACCCCCGTCGGTGTCCTGATGCGGCGCTGGGCCCAGCAGCGGCACGGCCTCGACCTGCCGCACTACGCGATCTCCATCGTGCGCGGCCGCGGCATCGACACCAACGCGATCCGCTGGCTGGCCGAGCACCACGACCCCGCCGATGTCGTCTTCGTGGACGGCTGGACGGGCAAGGGCGCCATCACCCGCGAACTGGCCGACGCCCTGGCCCCGTTCGCCGGCTTCAACCCGGACATCGCCGTCCTGGCCGACCCGGGCGGCTGTGTGCGGACCTACGGCACCCGTGAGGACTTCCTCATCCCGTCCGCCTGCCTCAACTCGACGGTCTCCGGGCTCATTTCACGTACGGTCCTGCGCTCCGACCTGGTCGGTCCGCACGACTTCCACGGCGCAAAGTACTATCGCGAACTCGCCGGAGCCGATGTCTCGGCCCACTTCCTCGACACCGTCGCCGGCCGCTTCGAGGACGTGACCGACGCGGTGGACACCGAGGTCAAGGAACTGCTCGCCGCCGACCGCGCACCGACGTGGGAGGGCTGGGCGGCGGTGGAGCGGATCAGCGAGGCGTACGGGATCCACGACGTGAACCTCGTCAAGCCGGGGGTCGGTGAGACGACCCGGGTCCTGCTGCGCCGGGTGCCCTGGAAGATCCTCGCGCAGCGCGGCGCCGGCTCCGACCTCGACCATGTGCGGCTGCTCGCGGAACAGCGCGGCGTGCCGGTCGAGGAGGTCGACGGACTCCCGTACAGCTGCGTCGGCTTGATCCACCCGCAGTACACGCGCGGCGCGACCGGCGCTGACGGCAAGGCGGTGGCGGGCCAGTGA
- a CDS encoding TerD family protein, with protein MGVTLAKGGNVSLSKAAPNLTQVLVGLGWDARSTTGADFDLDASALLCQNGRVLGDEYFIFYNNLTSPEGSVEHTGDNLTGEGEGDDESLIVDLTKVPEHCDKIVFPVSIHDADNRGQTFGQVSNAFIRVANQADGQELARYDLTEDASTETAMIFGELYRYNGEWKFRAVGQGYASGLRGIALDFGVNVS; from the coding sequence ATGGGCGTCACACTCGCCAAGGGAGGCAATGTCTCCCTCTCCAAAGCCGCACCGAATCTCACCCAGGTGCTGGTCGGGCTCGGCTGGGACGCACGGTCCACGACGGGGGCGGACTTCGACCTCGACGCCAGCGCGCTGCTCTGCCAGAACGGCAGGGTGCTGGGCGACGAGTACTTCATTTTTTACAACAACCTCACCAGCCCCGAAGGTTCCGTCGAGCACACCGGCGACAATCTGACGGGCGAGGGCGAAGGCGACGACGAGTCCCTGATCGTCGACCTCACCAAGGTGCCCGAGCACTGCGACAAGATCGTATTCCCGGTGTCCATCCATGACGCCGACAACCGGGGCCAGACGTTCGGCCAGGTCAGCAACGCCTTCATCCGGGTCGCGAACCAGGCCGACGGCCAGGAGCTGGCGCGTTACGACCTCACGGAAGACGCCTCGACGGAGACGGCGATGATCTTCGGCGAGCTGTACCGGTACAACGGCGAGTGGAAGTTCCGGGCCGTAGGACAGGGGTACGCGTCCGGACTTCGCGGGATCGCTCTAGACTTCGGGGTCAACGTTTCGTAA